The DNA segment AGGTGCCAGCACAAAGAGAACATGAGCAGGCAGTGGACACCACGAACAGCAGAAAAGGCGGTGAGAGCACCAGCATCTCGTGGAGCAGGAAGAAGTTTCGATAGAAGATCCTTGCCCATTCGGCCCAGCTGCCATTGGTGTGGGGTGGCTGGGAGGCCTCAATATGAGTCACAATAATATTCCCAGTGGTTGAGGAGATAGTGGTCAGGATGGAGAGGGTCACGGAACCCAATAGCAGCCTGGGCACAGAGTTGGAAAGCCTCCACCTGAGCCAGAGGAATGTGGGGTGGGAAAAGGAGGCAATCTTCACACAGTAGAAGGCAGAGAGCAAGGCATTCAGCCAGAAGGTGAGCATGTTGCTGAAGTCCCAGAGAGTGTCAAAGTAGTGCACTTTGTGACTGAAGTTGAGGATGACCAGAAGGTCGTTCGTGAAAGTCACGCCATTCAGGCTGAACTGGGAGAGAGCCAGGCAGGCCATAATCATGTCCCCTGTGGGCAGCACCCAGTCCCACGCCCACTCTGAGCCCAGCACAGCAGCCATTATGCCGTTCTGCAGCATGGCAGCCAAGGACTCCAGGGAGAAGTCGGCCATGAAGAACAGGGTGGTCCGGGAGGGCATCTTCATCCTACCTGAACTCAGGACACATCCACAGGCAGAACAACCTCTCGGCCAGCAGATCCAGAAACCTCTCTCCTTGGTCTGGCTCAGAAGCCCAGCTACCAGCCACACCTCCACTGCTCTTCAGGACTGGAGAAGCAGCTCCCCCTGAGCTCCTAGCATGCAAATCGCTCCATCTCTGTGACACTAGCCTCCATTTGTGTAGCCTGAAGTTGCCTGTTCCTTAAGGAAATGCCAACAGAACAGAGACTGGGGGATTGAAAGCATCCATATGTGCACATTATTTCTCTTTTGTTATTAGTATGGTagagtatatataacaaaacatttgtcatttcaaccatttttacatgtacaattcagtggcgttaATCATGtgtaccatgttgtgcaaccatcctcactaTTGGTTTTCATGTTATTTCTTAACCTTGCTTTCCCTTTGCTAAATAATGCTTAAAAGATGCCCTTACCCTCATTTCCTTCCCCTTATGCATCTTCTAGGATGAGACATTGCTACTTATTTGTACTGAGACCTGAATTGTTCCAGAAATGTGTGGAGTTGTGGGGGAAAAGGGGAGAAGGAGGTAAGAGGATCACAGGAGTTGTGGGCTTGCATATTCTCAGGCAACCTGCATATCACAGCACAGGAACAGATGGTCAACAAAGGATCTCTCCAGGGTCTTCCCTCCATGAAACAGCTCGACTCTTTGAGCACAGGAAAGAGTAATATTCACCCTAGAGATCCTGGCATCTATCAAAGATGACACCtcatatctgtttgttaaagtaacGGAAACAGATGTCTACTTTCTGATGCACATCTGATATTTCTTCAACAGAGGTTAACAGGTGGTTTAATGAAGCATTTTCTGATACCTCAgaatctgaatttgaacttctgctTGGAGGCAGGTAGATATTTTCTCAGGATGATCGAGGTTAAAGGTGAGAAAGTGAGGTGTGCTGGTGGAGCTATCACGATAGGTCAGAAAAGGAGGCACTGTTGAAAAGGAGATCAGTTATTAAGGTAAACACTAGGAAGGAGATTCCCAGAAAATAGatttaaccatttgaaccacatAGAAAACAGCATTTCTGGACATACTATTTTATTTGGTTCTTCATCAGGAAAGAGACTTGAAGAATAGGCAGCCTTCATTCTTCAACTCAGGCACCCTAGCCTGACCTCTGTGTGGATTCTGAGATGAGCCAAGAAGTTTTTTTTCTGCTCCCAGTTCCACCTGCCTCCTGTGTGAAAGGACAGTTAGTCAATAGGTAGGCATGGAGCCATAATAAGAAAAATTCTTACAAAGTTTTTTAATGTAAACTATTTCTGTTTAATGTTCGAAATCGATATTTAACATATTAGCTCTGTGGACACAGCACTTGCTAAgtgagaaaaaagcaaaagggaaactCCATTGCAATGTACTCTAAGTGAATTCTTATCTCTTCGCTGCCTTGGGCAATGAAGAAGGGTCCTTAAACATttgttttctctccttcccttgtGTCTAGAAATCCTAAATATCCatatatttactgtttttttttttaactcgtgGCCAAAGAGTACATTCTTAGTAGTAGTGAGCTggaaggagaaataaaataaaacacagaggATACTATTACAATCCCCTATGTGGTCCCACTAAAGACTTAAGTAACCAAAGGCTATCAAAAAGACCAATGGTCCTCCAAATCCTGAAACTGCGCAAGCCCATCCCCAAGCTTCAGATCTATTAAAAGGTGCctccaactggactaaaccaaaagcaaagaagttgaaacccaacgcttcaaaggccagcgtagaaggggcgggggtttgggggccatggtttcaggggacatctaggtcaattggcataataaaatctattaagaaaacattctgcatcccactttggagagtggcttctagggtttaaacgctagcaagtggccctctaagatgcatcaactggtctcaattcacctggagcaaaggagaatgaagcacaccaaagacacaaggtaattatgagacagaaagggctacataaatcagaaactacatcagcctgagacc comes from the Elephas maximus indicus isolate mEleMax1 chromosome 8, mEleMax1 primary haplotype, whole genome shotgun sequence genome and includes:
- the LOC126082123 gene encoding taste receptor type 2 member 62-like, which codes for MKMPSRTTLFFMADFSLESLAAMLQNGIMAAVLGSEWAWDWVLPTGDMIMACLALSQFSLNGVTFTNDLLVILNFSHKVHYFDTLWDFSNMLTFWLNALLSAFYCVKIASFSHPTFLWLRWRLSNSVPRLLLGSVTLSILTTISSTTGNIIVTHIEASQPPHTNGSWAEWARIFYRNFFLLHEMLVLSPPFLLFVVSTACSCSLCAGTCTR